The Solibacillus sp. FSL W7-1464 genome contains a region encoding:
- a CDS encoding MMPL family transporter, whose amino-acid sequence MNKFLNPITDWVSTKRGAWITLIVWLVLMIGLSAGPMLSEYKVTNFQSLPDDAQSIIAENKLSEYFPNDEGTPGILVFHNKNGEINVDSVKEILNAVIEENIEGVDQIVDISNLPPQALAGFTSEDKSTMIVPMTLEQGLGNSEYAEINDFASEIGNEAAEKTGDTQFYITGPAGIAGDTVKLFEQADLQLLFATIGIILVLLIIIYRSPLLAIIPLLATVIVYQVVNQSVALMGAAGLEINNSTTSIMSILLFAAVIDYSLFVFSRYREELNHYENKYEAMKYAMRATGEPVFFAGGTVLAAMLVLFFADFRDYQNFAPIFGTAVFVIMLGSITLVPALFALFGRKAFWPKVPKFGETKEVKHGIWGAIAKFVVNKPYLSGGLVLIFMIITSLNVFNLDYEFDTVKSFPEELPSRVGYEIVESRFDKGELAPTSLLVESEQALTEQQKQDLTEALLAEDEIASVRPSAVSEDETKLKLSMAFDLNPYDPEAIDKLEEMRENSADYLAAAGIDGELHFAGTTAKLLDERDVNNGDIIKIVVLETILILVLLFVLTKSWKMPIYMMATILVSYLSALGLGIFLVDVLFGYDAISTRVPVYAFVFLVALGIDYNIILVSRFLEERKRSTVKQALEIAIRNTGGVISSAGIILAATFAALMTMPIADLFVFGFIVAVGILIDTFLVRGMLLPMLILTFEKDKK is encoded by the coding sequence ATGAACAAGTTTTTAAATCCAATTACAGATTGGGTCTCAACAAAACGCGGTGCCTGGATTACACTCATTGTCTGGCTTGTGTTGATGATTGGCTTAAGCGCCGGTCCAATGCTAAGTGAATATAAAGTGACAAACTTCCAATCACTGCCGGATGATGCACAATCAATTATCGCTGAAAATAAGTTAAGCGAGTACTTCCCGAATGATGAAGGAACACCCGGTATATTGGTTTTCCATAATAAAAACGGGGAAATTAACGTCGACAGCGTAAAAGAAATTTTAAATGCAGTGATTGAGGAAAACATTGAAGGTGTTGACCAAATTGTTGACATTTCAAACTTGCCGCCACAAGCTTTAGCAGGGTTCACGTCGGAAGATAAATCGACGATGATCGTGCCGATGACGCTTGAGCAAGGTCTTGGAAATTCGGAATATGCGGAAATTAATGATTTTGCATCTGAAATCGGAAATGAAGCTGCCGAAAAAACAGGAGATACACAGTTCTATATTACTGGTCCAGCAGGGATTGCCGGCGATACAGTAAAACTGTTTGAACAAGCAGACTTACAGCTATTATTCGCAACAATCGGGATTATTTTAGTTCTATTAATCATTATTTACCGTTCTCCGCTTTTAGCGATTATTCCGTTACTGGCAACGGTTATTGTTTATCAAGTAGTAAATCAGTCGGTTGCATTAATGGGGGCAGCTGGTCTAGAAATCAATAACTCTACAACATCGATTATGAGTATCCTATTGTTTGCTGCAGTAATCGATTACTCATTATTCGTGTTCTCGCGCTACCGTGAAGAACTGAACCATTACGAAAACAAATATGAAGCGATGAAATATGCGATGCGTGCAACTGGCGAGCCGGTATTCTTTGCGGGCGGAACAGTATTGGCAGCAATGCTTGTATTATTCTTCGCAGATTTCCGTGACTACCAAAACTTCGCGCCGATCTTTGGTACAGCCGTATTTGTTATTATGCTAGGTTCAATTACATTAGTACCGGCGCTATTCGCGTTATTTGGCCGTAAAGCATTCTGGCCGAAAGTACCGAAATTTGGTGAGACAAAAGAAGTAAAGCATGGAATTTGGGGAGCAATTGCCAAGTTTGTCGTAAACAAACCTTATTTATCAGGTGGATTAGTCCTGATATTCATGATTATTACTTCATTAAATGTGTTCAATTTAGATTACGAATTTGATACGGTAAAATCTTTCCCTGAAGAATTGCCATCACGTGTCGGCTATGAAATCGTCGAGTCGCGCTTTGATAAAGGGGAACTTGCACCGACTTCACTATTGGTCGAAAGTGAACAGGCATTAACAGAACAGCAAAAGCAAGATTTAACGGAAGCGTTATTAGCTGAAGATGAAATTGCGTCTGTTCGTCCATCAGCCGTTTCGGAAGATGAAACAAAGCTGAAATTATCAATGGCTTTTGATTTAAATCCATATGATCCGGAAGCGATCGATAAGCTTGAAGAAATGCGTGAAAACAGCGCGGATTATTTAGCGGCAGCCGGCATTGACGGTGAGCTGCACTTTGCTGGAACAACAGCAAAACTGCTGGATGAACGCGATGTAAACAACGGTGATATTATTAAAATTGTAGTTTTAGAGACGATTTTAATTCTAGTATTATTATTTGTCCTTACGAAGTCTTGGAAAATGCCGATTTACATGATGGCCACAATTTTAGTTTCTTATTTATCTGCATTAGGATTGGGCATCTTCCTTGTTGATGTATTATTTGGCTATGATGCGATCAGTACGCGTGTGCCTGTCTATGCATTCGTATTCCTAGTTGCGCTAGGTATTGATTACAACATTATTTTAGTGTCTCGATTCCTTGAAGAGCGTAAACGTTCAACAGTGAAACAGGCGCTGGAGATTGCTATCCGTAATACTGGCGGCGTTATTTCGTCAGCAGGTATTATACTCGCAGCAACTTTTGCGGCATTAATGACAATGCCGATTGCCGATCTATTCGTATTCGGCTTTATCGTTGCGGTAGGTATTCTTATTGATACATTCCTAGTACGCGGTATGTTATTGCCAATGCTGATATTAACATTTGAAAAAGACAAGAAGTAA
- a CDS encoding response regulator transcription factor, which yields MRILVVDDDAFIRKLIGIHLKKEGFEALFASDGMEALNILQQEPVDLAIVDVMMPKMDGISLTKNLAEIGVPVLMLTAKTTLDDKEKGFLAGADDYMVKPFEPKELLFRVRAILRRFQKVERSQIKIANMLIDRQTYEVKVGEQVSLLPLKEFELLSILCSRPEVVFTRDQLMEQVWGYDYDGDDFTLTTHIKRLRSRLEEVNAQVKIQTVRGIGYKIEELK from the coding sequence ATGCGGATATTAGTTGTAGATGATGATGCATTTATACGAAAATTAATCGGCATCCATTTGAAAAAAGAAGGGTTCGAAGCGCTGTTTGCAAGTGATGGTATGGAAGCATTAAATATATTGCAGCAGGAGCCGGTCGATTTGGCGATTGTCGATGTAATGATGCCGAAAATGGATGGCATAAGTTTGACGAAAAATCTTGCTGAAATCGGTGTACCCGTATTGATGCTGACTGCAAAAACAACGCTTGATGATAAGGAAAAAGGTTTTTTGGCAGGGGCAGATGATTATATGGTGAAGCCATTTGAACCGAAAGAACTGCTGTTTAGAGTGCGCGCGATTTTACGACGCTTTCAAAAAGTTGAGCGCAGCCAAATAAAGATTGCCAATATGCTCATTGACCGGCAAACGTATGAAGTGAAAGTAGGAGAGCAGGTATCGTTATTGCCTCTTAAAGAGTTTGAGCTATTAAGCATACTGTGTTCAAGACCGGAAGTCGTATTTACACGTGATCAGCTGATGGAACAAGTATGGGGCTATGATTATGACGGCGATGATTTTACACTGACAACACATATTAAGCGTCTGCGCAGCCGTTTGGAAGAAGTGAATGCACAGGTGAAAATTCAAACCGTACGTGGAATCGGCTATAAAATTGAGGAATTGAAATGA
- a CDS encoding sensor histidine kinase produces the protein MKTLYRQYIIVTLAVIVISITMSMLLIGQIYKAQIRPDTDAKNYGVAQEVQQILKSMPKESADAYFESIAKLGYQIGVIYPDGSLKSYGSAFKKAQLTPEMSGIVGTDDVYHGIRDYNGSSYFMNHFANDIRNTIGISFQLNDESYAFFIRQENATLFSEMHLLIVSFIIITAVVILMTMILLARQLVRPLKQLQQATKQIALENYDIQLTIDRNDELGQLATQFQKMANRLAENDQIKKDFINNVSHDFQSPLLNIQGYANVLKDADNTEEERVQYLEIIEQETKRLSALTKQLLLLSSLDQKNLPVQKKTYSLDKQLKERLFSKRWKLDDKQMELVYELEPVEVFADEQLMEQVWDNLLSNAIRYSEDKGKIIVTCSKKDNQIFVTIKDNGIGIPEEALEKVKERFYRVDPSRSSQSSGLGLAIVTEIVNRHAGQFTIESELGKGTIVTVVLNVH, from the coding sequence ATGAAAACATTATACAGGCAATATATTATCGTGACACTGGCTGTAATCGTCATAAGCATTACGATGTCGATGCTGTTGATCGGACAAATTTATAAAGCGCAAATTCGGCCTGATACAGATGCTAAAAATTATGGGGTAGCCCAGGAAGTTCAGCAAATTTTAAAATCAATGCCGAAAGAAAGTGCGGACGCCTACTTTGAGTCTATTGCAAAGCTCGGCTACCAAATAGGGGTTATCTATCCTGATGGTAGTTTAAAATCATATGGAAGTGCATTTAAAAAAGCACAGCTCACGCCGGAAATGTCAGGTATTGTCGGTACCGATGATGTTTATCACGGCATTCGTGATTATAATGGTTCTTCCTACTTTATGAATCATTTCGCAAATGATATTCGAAATACAATCGGTATATCGTTTCAACTTAATGATGAAAGCTATGCATTTTTTATTCGTCAGGAAAATGCCACACTGTTTTCGGAAATGCATTTATTAATCGTTAGCTTTATTATTATTACTGCTGTCGTTATTTTAATGACAATGATCCTGCTTGCCCGCCAGCTTGTAAGACCGTTGAAGCAATTGCAGCAGGCGACAAAGCAAATCGCTCTTGAAAATTATGATATCCAATTAACGATTGATCGTAATGATGAGCTCGGGCAGCTTGCAACACAATTTCAAAAGATGGCCAATCGTCTCGCTGAAAATGATCAGATTAAGAAAGATTTCATCAATAATGTATCACACGATTTTCAATCACCGTTGCTCAACATTCAAGGCTATGCGAATGTACTGAAGGACGCGGACAATACAGAAGAAGAACGTGTGCAATATTTGGAGATTATTGAGCAGGAAACGAAGCGCCTTTCCGCATTAACAAAGCAATTGCTTTTACTGAGCTCGCTTGATCAGAAAAATTTACCGGTTCAAAAAAAGACCTATTCGTTAGACAAACAGTTGAAGGAACGGCTATTTTCAAAGCGATGGAAACTGGACGATAAGCAGATGGAGCTTGTATACGAACTGGAACCGGTTGAAGTTTTTGCAGATGAGCAATTAATGGAGCAAGTTTGGGACAATCTGCTGTCAAATGCTATTCGCTACAGCGAGGATAAAGGGAAAATTATTGTAACATGCAGTAAAAAGGACAATCAGATTTTTGTAACGATAAAAGATAACGGGATCGGTATTCCTGAAGAAGCACTTGAAAAAGTGAAGGAACGATTTTACCGGGTAGACCCATCACGCTCAAGTCAAAGCAGCGGGTTAGGTTTGGCGATTGTAACAGAAATCGTTAACCGGCATGCGGGACAGTTTACAATTGAAAGCGAGCTTGGAAAGGGAACTATAGTGACAGTTGTTTTAAATGTCCATTAA
- a CDS encoding carbohydrate kinase family protein, producing the protein MKKILCIGELLIDFFTTHTEVSILEAKTFEKQAGGAPANVAATIAMLGGQAHFCGKVGDDVFGHFLKQTLEQTGVHTDQLILDPSAATTLAFVSRQKDGERDFIFNRGADELLCIEDVNLQQLMAMDMIHFGSATALLSEPFSKTYEQLMQTLLMQNHFISFDPNYRADLWKHNSDLFIQKCEPFVEAAHFIKMSDEELLLFARTDNFKQAIEWLTQFTDKTIAITQGASGTMLIQNGQTTTVPAFPVNPIDTTGAGDAFVGAVLYQLSKYEDTNLSFNEWITVIEFANRAAAKVCEKVGAIEALSSLKELQ; encoded by the coding sequence ATGAAAAAAATTCTTTGTATTGGCGAGTTGCTCATCGATTTTTTTACAACTCATACCGAAGTATCCATTTTAGAGGCGAAAACATTTGAAAAACAGGCAGGCGGTGCTCCAGCAAATGTAGCAGCAACAATCGCAATGCTGGGAGGACAGGCACATTTTTGCGGAAAAGTGGGCGATGATGTATTTGGTCACTTTTTGAAACAAACGCTGGAGCAAACAGGGGTTCATACAGATCAGCTGATACTGGATCCTTCTGCAGCGACTACTTTGGCTTTTGTTTCAAGACAGAAAGATGGTGAGCGGGATTTTATTTTCAATCGTGGCGCAGATGAATTATTGTGTATCGAAGATGTGAATCTGCAGCAGCTTATGGCAATGGATATGATTCATTTCGGCTCAGCCACTGCCCTTTTAAGTGAACCTTTTAGTAAAACATACGAACAATTAATGCAAACGTTGCTAATGCAAAATCATTTTATTTCATTCGATCCTAATTACCGTGCCGACTTATGGAAGCATAATTCTGATCTTTTCATTCAAAAATGCGAACCTTTCGTCGAGGCCGCACACTTCATAAAAATGAGCGATGAGGAATTGTTATTGTTCGCAAGGACGGATAACTTCAAACAGGCAATCGAATGGCTGACACAGTTTACTGATAAGACAATCGCCATTACACAAGGTGCTTCCGGTACAATGCTTATTCAAAACGGGCAAACTACAACCGTCCCGGCATTTCCCGTAAACCCCATTGATACTACCGGCGCCGGTGATGCTTTTGTCGGTGCTGTTTTGTATCAGTTAAGTAAATATGAAGATACAAATCTATCGTTCAATGAATGGATAACCGTTATCGAATTTGCCAACCGTGCTGCAGCAAAAGTATGCGAAAAAGTCGGTGCAATCGAAGCACTATCTTCATTAAAAGAACTTCAATAA
- a CDS encoding hydantoinase/oxoprolinase family protein: MIRIGVDVGGTFTDLILVNDATDELFVYKTPSTLHDQSKGVIEGIQEICKLANIAVSDVDYVLHGTTVATNITIENNGAKVGMLTTRNYRDILHIARHKKLENFSIQQQLPWQTNPLVKRRHRIPITEKLAAPNGNIKTPLNEQEVIDAVQQLKADNVESIIICFLFAFLNNVHEKRAKEIVLEHWPEVQCFTSSEIASQMREYERFSTTAMNAYVAPKVNLYLQNLVCSLEQIGVKGELQIMQSSGGMATTTMASERPVTLLKSGPAGGVLAAAWCGKMEKVPNLISVDIGGTSADISLIPENQPKIINPRDCEVNSYPVLVPMIDVETIGAGGGSVAYIDEGGAFRVGPRSAGATPGPACYGLGGDEPCVTDANVVLGRLDPEQFLGGDKTLHDELSVKAIEEKLGKPLQMTKEEAALGILKIINNNMALSIRANSVRKGIDPREYAVLAAGGAGPLHSVSLAETIGSNLVVVPNFPGITAATGLLAGDIKYDFIQSHVKKLSVTDASLAESIDQTLQKVVNGAITQLTADGITTDNIVLERIAECRYAGQGFELRVAIPDGSVTPESIQEIANAFHEAHHIEYGHSFPTNEVELITLRVIATGKTPELVMPSLEKGGRTNPEDAILYERSTTFEVNGIVDTYPTPRYAREKLLAYDIVEGPAIIVQRDSTTLIPPHWHVAISEKGTLFAKPKITTGGAAVDVQHYFEKAGVSV, encoded by the coding sequence ATGATACGTATTGGTGTAGACGTAGGAGGTACTTTTACCGATTTAATTTTAGTGAATGATGCAACAGATGAATTGTTCGTATACAAAACGCCAAGTACCCTGCATGATCAGTCAAAAGGTGTTATCGAAGGGATTCAGGAAATTTGTAAGTTAGCAAACATTGCCGTTAGCGATGTGGATTATGTCTTACATGGTACGACGGTTGCGACGAATATTACGATTGAAAACAATGGTGCAAAAGTAGGGATGCTCACAACACGGAATTATCGTGATATTTTGCATATTGCACGTCATAAAAAACTTGAAAATTTCTCGATTCAGCAACAACTGCCATGGCAAACCAACCCCCTTGTCAAGCGACGTCATCGTATCCCTATTACGGAAAAACTCGCTGCACCGAACGGAAATATAAAAACCCCTTTAAATGAGCAAGAAGTTATTGATGCGGTTCAGCAATTAAAAGCGGACAATGTAGAATCGATTATTATTTGTTTCTTATTTGCTTTTCTAAATAATGTCCATGAAAAACGTGCCAAGGAGATCGTGCTGGAACACTGGCCTGAAGTACAGTGCTTTACATCGAGTGAAATTGCTTCACAAATGCGTGAATATGAACGTTTCAGTACAACTGCTATGAATGCATATGTCGCGCCAAAAGTGAATTTATACTTGCAAAATCTAGTGTGCTCGCTGGAGCAAATCGGTGTCAAAGGCGAATTGCAAATCATGCAGTCCTCCGGCGGTATGGCGACAACAACGATGGCATCGGAACGCCCCGTAACCCTTCTGAAATCAGGTCCTGCTGGAGGTGTACTTGCAGCTGCTTGGTGCGGCAAGATGGAGAAGGTGCCGAATTTAATAAGTGTAGATATTGGGGGTACCTCTGCCGATATTTCACTAATTCCTGAAAATCAGCCGAAAATCATTAATCCGCGTGATTGTGAAGTCAACAGCTATCCTGTATTGGTACCAATGATTGATGTTGAAACAATTGGTGCAGGTGGGGGCTCTGTTGCCTATATCGATGAGGGCGGTGCATTCCGAGTGGGCCCGCGAAGTGCTGGAGCCACACCTGGACCTGCCTGTTACGGATTAGGCGGTGATGAGCCATGTGTAACAGATGCCAATGTCGTATTAGGACGTCTGGATCCAGAGCAATTTTTGGGGGGCGATAAAACGTTACATGATGAACTAAGTGTTAAAGCCATTGAAGAAAAACTAGGTAAGCCACTTCAAATGACAAAGGAAGAAGCGGCACTTGGTATTTTAAAAATCATTAACAACAATATGGCCTTGTCCATTCGTGCCAACTCTGTACGCAAAGGGATTGACCCGCGTGAATACGCAGTGTTGGCTGCTGGAGGTGCAGGGCCGCTGCATTCGGTTTCTCTAGCAGAAACAATTGGTTCTAATCTGGTTGTTGTCCCGAATTTTCCTGGAATTACTGCAGCAACAGGTCTGCTGGCAGGTGATATTAAATACGACTTTATTCAATCACATGTAAAAAAACTTTCGGTGACAGATGCAAGCCTTGCTGAGTCAATTGATCAAACATTACAAAAAGTAGTGAATGGTGCGATCACTCAATTAACAGCGGATGGTATTACAACGGATAATATTGTGTTAGAGCGAATTGCCGAATGTCGTTATGCTGGACAAGGCTTTGAATTGCGCGTTGCGATTCCTGACGGATCAGTTACACCTGAAAGTATACAAGAAATTGCGAATGCCTTTCATGAAGCGCATCATATCGAATACGGGCATAGCTTCCCGACCAATGAAGTGGAACTTATTACACTTCGAGTGATTGCGACAGGAAAAACACCGGAACTGGTGATGCCTTCATTAGAAAAGGGAGGACGTACAAATCCTGAGGATGCCATTTTATATGAACGTAGCACAACATTTGAAGTAAACGGCATTGTCGATACGTATCCAACGCCACGTTATGCGCGCGAGAAACTATTAGCTTATGACATCGTAGAAGGACCGGCCATTATTGTGCAACGCGATTCCACAACACTTATTCCACCTCATTGGCATGTGGCGATTTCTGAAAAGGGCACATTATTTGCTAAACCTAAAATAACAACAGGTGGTGCTGCTGTAGATGTACAACATTACTTTGAGAAAGCAGGTGTATCTGTATGA
- a CDS encoding hydantoinase B/oxoprolinase family protein, with protein sequence MIKQKTMDPITLQVIGGALTTIAKEMSHLMQRMAYSSLIRESEDLGAGVFAKNGDTYAEADSTPMQLGCLPGYIRGFQQILGDNQHPGDIIWNNDPYAGASHAPDISLTMPIFYDDELVGYAGTTAHHLDIGGAQPGLIVDVPDMYAEGLILNGMKFYDRGVRNEVLIDVIRQKSRMPNEVIGDLEAQVAACRLGAKRFTELMDKYGKDTVLIACEELLNYSERMMRKEIAKMPDGVYEAESWLDNDGRNLDQRLRVHVQVTKIGDEIEVDVSKSADQVSTAFNVAFSGALCVSVYSVVRSIFLDTYTHESFVPANQGVFRPIKVKARKGSIFNPNRPAATFSRANQVNTVADLIIKALAPILPEQVCAGSSANIQFASYSGLDEDNDYWVYIEVNEGSYGGRPTSDGMDAMDFSSWNTRNNPIEDLDMHVPIVCEQYELREDTGGAGKYRGGLGIVRWNRFLQDGFMTMEGDKHTVKPWGFKGGLSGESAQLIKNPDTNPEQLPSKLNGYRFGKDESIQIFVPSSGGYGDPLERPMDKVFEDVLDGFITVKTAYRDYGVIIENDELQTEETMKNREQLRATRSALPLYSE encoded by the coding sequence ATGATAAAACAAAAAACGATGGATCCGATTACCCTTCAAGTTATTGGTGGTGCTTTAACGACGATTGCAAAAGAAATGTCGCATTTAATGCAACGTATGGCGTATTCTTCCCTAATTAGAGAATCAGAAGACTTGGGCGCAGGGGTGTTTGCAAAGAATGGAGATACGTATGCAGAAGCAGACTCTACGCCGATGCAACTAGGTTGTTTACCTGGCTATATCCGAGGATTCCAGCAAATTCTCGGCGATAATCAACATCCCGGGGATATTATTTGGAACAATGACCCGTATGCTGGGGCTTCACATGCCCCGGACATCTCACTTACAATGCCGATTTTCTATGATGATGAATTAGTCGGCTATGCTGGGACAACAGCCCATCATTTAGACATTGGTGGTGCGCAGCCTGGACTGATTGTTGATGTGCCGGATATGTATGCGGAAGGCTTAATTTTAAATGGCATGAAGTTTTACGATCGTGGAGTTCGCAACGAAGTGTTAATAGATGTCATTCGGCAAAAAAGCCGAATGCCAAACGAAGTAATCGGTGATTTAGAAGCCCAGGTAGCAGCGTGTCGATTAGGCGCAAAACGTTTCACTGAATTAATGGACAAATATGGTAAGGATACTGTCCTCATCGCTTGTGAAGAACTACTGAACTATTCGGAACGTATGATGCGTAAAGAAATTGCTAAAATGCCGGACGGGGTATACGAGGCAGAATCATGGCTGGATAATGATGGTCGGAACTTAGATCAACGCCTTCGTGTTCATGTTCAGGTTACGAAAATAGGGGACGAAATTGAAGTAGATGTATCGAAGTCAGCGGACCAAGTATCGACCGCATTTAACGTGGCTTTCTCAGGGGCTCTCTGTGTAAGTGTTTATAGTGTTGTCCGTTCGATATTCCTGGACACTTATACACACGAATCATTTGTCCCTGCGAACCAAGGTGTATTCCGCCCGATTAAAGTAAAGGCTCGTAAAGGATCGATTTTTAATCCGAATCGTCCTGCCGCCACTTTTAGTCGTGCTAATCAAGTAAATACGGTGGCAGACCTTATTATTAAAGCTTTAGCACCCATTTTACCGGAACAAGTATGTGCAGGAAGTTCAGCCAATATTCAATTTGCCTCGTATTCAGGTTTAGATGAAGATAATGATTACTGGGTGTATATCGAAGTGAACGAAGGTTCCTACGGTGGTCGCCCAACCAGCGATGGCATGGATGCAATGGATTTTAGTTCCTGGAATACACGGAATAACCCAATTGAAGATTTGGACATGCATGTACCGATTGTTTGCGAACAATATGAACTTCGTGAAGATACAGGGGGTGCAGGTAAATACCGCGGCGGCTTAGGTATTGTTCGCTGGAACCGCTTTTTACAAGATGGATTTATGACGATGGAAGGCGATAAACATACGGTCAAACCATGGGGCTTTAAAGGGGGGCTTAGCGGTGAAAGTGCGCAACTTATTAAAAATCCGGATACAAACCCTGAACAGTTACCATCAAAATTAAATGGCTATCGCTTTGGAAAAGATGAATCAATTCAAATTTTTGTTCCTTCCTCCGGTGGTTATGGTGACCCATTAGAACGCCCCATGGATAAAGTATTTGAAGATGTTTTAGATGGTTTTATAACTGTAAAAACCGCTTATCGTGATTACGGTGTCATTATTGAAAATGATGAGTTGCAAACAGAGGAAACGATGAAAAACCGTGAACAATTGCGTGCGACACGCAGTGCATTACCATTGTACTCAGAATAA
- a CDS encoding NCS1 family transporter, translating to MEKHKDYLKSPDLLPTSIEKRTIGSFGFVIVWIGMAVVLAAFTLGGAGIQQLPLGMVILATAVGSVLLGILMTLTGDIGVEHGLSFPVYMRAPFGTVGTHIPSILRGFVAAGWFGVNSYFGALAMNSILYTLTGFDSWELCFGLFVIAQLINTAIGIKAIERFADLAAPIIILISGWMYITLSDQAVSTGKDIWSWVESPATGTVAFTAFIVVVMGNMGFWSALAADMPTISRFIKAPAHNKNWFKRNKNAILGNIVAYPITQMFMVAIGAVSYIALGNADPIAAIQQSANGLILGVLLMMIILAQWSTNTTANLTPAATIFSNIGGPRMPFWLGVIVAGIVGVVIQPWNLFEFINSTLLYIGAVLSGIVGILIADYYFIRKRRVNVKDLYELDGQYHYKNGVNYAGFIAWLVGAICAIIFMNYSFIVGLFVSGASYFVLAKFWWFKVYKQKEIENPSDDLYLGISVGRSWEIPSQAPPIDVEDTVLEWRQ from the coding sequence ATGGAAAAACATAAGGATTATTTAAAATCCCCTGATTTATTGCCAACGTCTATCGAAAAACGGACGATCGGTTCGTTCGGTTTTGTAATTGTGTGGATTGGTATGGCAGTTGTATTAGCTGCCTTTACACTTGGAGGGGCAGGTATCCAACAGCTACCATTAGGGATGGTCATTTTGGCAACAGCAGTCGGTTCCGTGTTACTCGGTATTTTAATGACATTAACGGGTGATATCGGGGTGGAGCATGGTTTATCCTTCCCTGTTTATATGCGAGCACCATTTGGAACAGTTGGCACCCATATTCCTTCTATTTTACGAGGTTTTGTAGCGGCTGGTTGGTTTGGGGTAAATAGTTATTTCGGAGCACTTGCGATGAACTCCATTTTATATACGCTAACAGGCTTTGATAGTTGGGAGCTATGTTTTGGTTTATTTGTCATTGCCCAATTGATTAATACTGCCATTGGTATTAAAGCAATCGAGCGATTCGCCGATTTAGCCGCCCCGATTATTATTTTGATTTCAGGTTGGATGTACATTACATTATCGGATCAAGCTGTTTCTACAGGAAAGGATATCTGGTCTTGGGTTGAAAGCCCTGCAACGGGTACGGTCGCTTTTACAGCATTTATCGTCGTTGTAATGGGGAATATGGGTTTTTGGAGCGCGCTTGCTGCGGATATGCCCACAATTTCTCGTTTTATTAAAGCCCCTGCGCATAATAAAAATTGGTTTAAACGTAACAAAAATGCTATTCTCGGCAATATTGTGGCCTACCCGATAACACAGATGTTTATGGTCGCGATCGGTGCGGTTTCTTATATTGCATTGGGCAATGCTGATCCAATCGCTGCAATTCAACAATCCGCAAACGGTCTCATTTTAGGGGTATTATTAATGATGATTATTTTGGCACAGTGGTCAACAAACACTACCGCTAATTTAACGCCTGCAGCTACTATATTTTCCAATATCGGTGGTCCGCGTATGCCGTTTTGGCTCGGAGTAATTGTTGCTGGTATTGTTGGGGTCGTCATTCAACCGTGGAATTTGTTTGAATTCATTAACAGCACATTACTTTATATCGGCGCTGTATTATCGGGGATTGTCGGTATATTAATCGCAGACTATTATTTCATTCGAAAACGTCGCGTAAATGTTAAAGATTTATATGAACTAGATGGACAATATCACTATAAAAATGGTGTGAACTACGCTGGATTTATTGCTTGGCTTGTTGGGGCTATCTGCGCCATTATTTTCATGAACTATTCCTTTATTGTAGGATTATTCGTAAGTGGCGCAAGCTATTTCGTATTAGCGAAGTTCTGGTGGTTTAAAGTGTATAAACAAAAAGAAATTGAAAATCCAAGCGATGATTTATATTTAGGCATTTCAGTTGGACGTAGTTGGGAAATTCCATCGCAGGCTCCGCCTATTGACGTGGAGGACACGGTGCTGGAGTGGCGCCAATAA